A stretch of Acidobacteriota bacterium DNA encodes these proteins:
- the ispG gene encoding flavodoxin-dependent (E)-4-hydroxy-3-methylbut-2-enyl-diphosphate synthase produces the protein MAIPVRLHKTFGVRVGNVQVGGGAPIVVQSMTMTDTSDAAATARQCVELAEAGSEMVRITVNTPEAAAAVPEIKQRMIDAGCTAPLIGDFHYNGHQLLTRQPGAASALDKYRINPGNVGTGRRRDEQFSTICQVAVDHQRPVRIGVNGGSLNQELVMAKMQENTDRNLGKSSEDIVNECMVLSALQSTELALDCGLRTDQIIISCKVSRPRDLISVYRDLARKTHQPLHLGLTEAGMGIKGIAWSAAALGVLLAEGIGDTIRVSLTPRPDGDRREEVYAACEILQALGLRAFSPAITACPGCGRTTSTTFQELAERIQGYVREMMPVWKTRHPGVETMTVAVMGCVVNGPGESKAANIGISLPGTGESPNCPIYIDGQHVTSLRGTYSELAVAFQALVDDYVARTYPTP, from the coding sequence ATGGCCATTCCGGTTCGGCTGCACAAGACATTCGGCGTGCGCGTGGGTAACGTCCAGGTCGGCGGCGGCGCCCCCATCGTGGTGCAGAGCATGACGATGACCGATACGAGCGATGCGGCGGCCACGGCGCGCCAGTGTGTGGAGCTGGCCGAAGCCGGCTCCGAGATGGTGCGCATCACCGTCAACACGCCGGAAGCCGCCGCCGCGGTGCCCGAGATCAAGCAGCGCATGATCGACGCCGGCTGTACGGCGCCGCTCATTGGAGACTTCCACTACAACGGCCACCAATTGCTGACCCGGCAGCCCGGCGCGGCCTCGGCTCTGGACAAATACCGCATCAATCCCGGCAACGTCGGCACCGGTCGCCGGCGCGACGAGCAGTTCTCCACCATCTGCCAGGTCGCGGTCGATCACCAGAGACCGGTGCGCATCGGCGTGAACGGCGGGTCCCTGAATCAGGAACTCGTGATGGCGAAGATGCAGGAGAACACAGACCGCAATCTCGGCAAGTCGTCCGAGGACATCGTGAACGAATGCATGGTGCTGTCGGCGCTGCAGTCCACGGAACTGGCGCTCGACTGCGGCCTTCGCACCGACCAGATCATCATCTCGTGCAAAGTGTCGCGGCCGCGCGATTTGATCAGCGTGTATCGCGATCTGGCGCGCAAGACCCATCAGCCACTGCACCTGGGTCTCACTGAAGCCGGCATGGGGATCAAAGGCATTGCCTGGTCCGCCGCGGCGCTCGGCGTGCTGCTGGCGGAAGGGATCGGCGACACCATCCGTGTCTCGCTCACGCCGCGGCCCGATGGTGACCGGCGCGAGGAAGTCTACGCCGCCTGCGAAATCCTGCAGGCGCTGGGGCTCCGCGCGTTTTCACCTGCGATCACCGCCTGCCCTGGTTGCGGCCGCACCACGTCTACGACGTTCCAGGAACTGGCCGAACGCATCCAGGGCTACGTGCGAGAGATGATGCCCGTCTGGAAGACGCGGCACCCCGGCGTCGAGACGATGACGGTGGCGGTCATGGGCTGCGTCGTCAACGGCCCGGGCGAATCAAAGGCGGCCAACATCGGGATTTCGCTGCCCGGCACCGGCGAGTCGCCCAACTGCCCGATTTACATCGACGGCCAGCACGTGACCTCACTGCGGGGCACCTATAGCGAATTGGCCGTGGCGTTCCAGGCGCTCGTGGACGACTACGTGGCGCGCACGTATCCCACACCCTGA
- a CDS encoding DinB family protein, protein MTSGLDHARRVAATADAFEASMTRFLSRVEQTSEADAERVPPDGGWSVAGIAWHVAVTNEQFAALVDGSVPLAIAPEADFSETPFSEITALVPDKLEAPEKFHPPEGVTKAEALARARASQERLARALREMPESRGLWSVHSILGQVTVYQVGDWATAHVARHNAQAKRLIYNSQ, encoded by the coding sequence ATGACGTCCGGGTTGGATCACGCGCGGCGAGTGGCCGCCACGGCAGATGCCTTTGAGGCGTCAATGACGCGCTTTCTGTCGCGCGTGGAGCAGACCTCCGAGGCGGATGCGGAGCGGGTGCCTCCCGATGGCGGCTGGTCGGTGGCCGGCATTGCCTGGCACGTGGCGGTGACCAACGAACAATTCGCCGCGCTGGTGGATGGCTCGGTGCCGCTTGCCATCGCGCCCGAGGCGGATTTCTCCGAAACGCCGTTTTCCGAGATTACCGCGCTGGTCCCGGACAAGCTCGAGGCGCCAGAGAAGTTTCATCCACCCGAAGGTGTGACCAAAGCCGAAGCGCTGGCCAGAGCGCGTGCTTCGCAAGAGCGCCTGGCTCGGGCTTTGCGGGAAATGCCGGAATCACGTGGCTTGTGGTCGGTCCACTCCATCCTCGGCCAGGTCACCGTGTATCAGGTGGGCGACTGGGCCACAGCCCATGTGGCACGCCACAACGCACAGGCGAAGCGCCTGATCTACAATTCCCAGTGA
- a CDS encoding dipeptidase, translated as MFTISPVSAQAPTAEQALITKARGIHERVITLDTHDDINANNFRADCNYTMRLTTQVNLPKMKEGGLDVSFMIVYVGQGALTEEGYAGAYRQAVEKFDAVHRLTKEIAPNEIELALTPADVVRIAKSGKKVAVIGIENGYAIGTDLERVKEFWTRGGRYMSLAHNGNSQLADSNSTEAANGGIHGGLSPLGKQVIAEMNKWGIMVDISHPSKQANMQAIALSKAPVIASHSSTRALANHTRNMDDELLLALKKNGGVMQTVAFATYVKVDDKAADRQAATTALNTEFGIAAPAGRGAGGGGRAGGAGGGRAGGEGRGQGATPAAPPPCSIEDPNTGTAPQAARGGGAGRGGNQAALAALTPERRAEYDTKLAAIQAKFPAPARATVSDFVDHIDYAVKLIGVDHVGISSDFDGGGGVTGWNSAAETFNVTLELVRRGYTEEQIGKMWSGNLLRVWAEVEKVAKQLQAGSK; from the coding sequence ATGTTCACGATCTCGCCCGTCAGCGCGCAGGCGCCGACGGCTGAACAGGCCCTGATCACAAAAGCTCGTGGCATCCACGAGCGTGTGATCACGCTTGATACGCATGACGACATCAACGCGAACAACTTCCGCGCGGACTGCAACTACACGATGCGCCTGACGACACAGGTCAACCTGCCGAAGATGAAAGAGGGCGGGCTGGATGTGTCGTTCATGATTGTGTATGTCGGCCAGGGCGCGCTGACCGAGGAAGGGTATGCCGGCGCGTATCGACAGGCGGTGGAGAAGTTCGACGCCGTGCATCGCCTGACGAAGGAGATTGCCCCGAACGAGATCGAACTCGCGCTGACGCCTGCGGATGTGGTGCGCATCGCGAAGAGCGGCAAGAAGGTGGCCGTCATCGGGATCGAGAACGGTTACGCGATCGGCACCGACCTCGAGCGTGTGAAGGAGTTCTGGACACGCGGCGGCCGGTACATGTCATTGGCGCACAACGGCAACAGCCAGCTGGCTGATTCCAACAGCACCGAAGCGGCGAATGGCGGCATTCATGGCGGCTTGAGTCCTCTGGGCAAGCAGGTCATTGCCGAGATGAACAAGTGGGGGATCATGGTGGACATCTCCCATCCCTCCAAGCAGGCCAACATGCAGGCGATTGCGTTGTCGAAGGCGCCCGTGATTGCGTCGCATTCTTCGACGCGCGCGCTCGCCAATCACACCCGCAATATGGACGACGAGCTGTTGCTCGCGCTCAAGAAGAATGGCGGCGTGATGCAGACCGTGGCGTTTGCCACCTACGTGAAGGTTGATGACAAGGCGGCCGACCGGCAGGCCGCGACCACCGCACTGAACACCGAGTTTGGTATTGCCGCGCCCGCCGGACGGGGTGCTGGTGGCGGTGGCCGTGCAGGCGGCGCCGGCGGGGGACGTGCGGGTGGCGAAGGACGCGGGCAGGGGGCCACGCCGGCGGCACCGCCTCCCTGTTCGATCGAGGATCCGAACACGGGGACCGCACCGCAGGCGGCGCGTGGGGGCGGGGCCGGCCGTGGCGGCAATCAGGCGGCCCTTGCCGCACTGACTCCGGAACGTCGCGCGGAGTACGACACGAAGCTGGCGGCCATTCAGGCCAAGTTCCCAGCACCGGCGCGGGCGACGGTCTCGGATTTTGTGGACCACATCGACTATGCCGTGAAGCTCATCGGCGTCGATCACGTGGGCATTTCATCGGATTTTGATGGCGGGGGCGGGGTCACTGGCTGGAACAGCGCGGCGGAGACCTTCAATGTGACCCTGGAGTTGGTCCGCCGAGGCTACACCGAGGAACAGATTGGCAAGATGTGGAGCGGCAACCTGTTGCGGGTGTGGGCCGAGGTTGAAAAGGTAGCCAAACAGCTTCAGGCTGGGTCGAAATAG
- a CDS encoding sigma-54-dependent Fis family transcriptional regulator — protein MDQARRAAVRAFEEANQNDKQVPRARALGNIGLFTLYLGNAKQARHYLNQAGQVGGEMSFVQLGLADSLANVALYEGNLPECVAHLDEAEALIRRQHVPARSWYDLAHQITRCLYLSHIRDWEGIVTIVDAAHPELERRQLRVWHASLLSAKARALAFLGQHDDADKALVAALRLCPRGAVDPLITVEAATGTCLTLRGDAARGNRHFDRALRACQAISHRFQEWVVTKEREALPAHDRTELPAARRDQTDTESTNLILTDIATALSAGHSIDVMSQRLAAVVSTTALRTRLDVTTETTANEATGGPVAWETAADGTHRIILSDIDRRAVLRFRDVFALEDVSLIRNLVEIAKAGISRSGDPHVLDEDLLWPQVSLPSGGDSVFWSPRMQEVLRVAIKLASSELPVLIMGETGTGKEVVARVIHTHSKWSRGPFVPFNASAIPKDLVESQLFGHRRGAFTGAFETSGGVFRAAEHGTLFLDEIGDLDPAIQPKLLRFLESGEIHVVGEPRPTHTRVRIVAATNASLDALVSQGRFRSDLFYRLRVAPLWLPPLRERKDEIPALAALFVRKACEEAGRQRLNVADDFIAALLLHDWPGNIRELANEVRRVVALADDGATLGADDLSAEIAQGWRSRRPAAQSAPAGPVVSVRLDQPLDQAIAHIERAFVARAIEHTGGRVSDAAKLLGISRKGLFLKRKKLGME, from the coding sequence GTGGATCAAGCCCGTCGCGCCGCAGTGAGAGCTTTTGAGGAGGCGAATCAGAACGACAAGCAAGTCCCCCGCGCCCGAGCATTAGGCAACATTGGTCTGTTCACGTTGTACCTTGGCAACGCGAAGCAGGCGCGTCACTACCTCAATCAGGCCGGTCAAGTCGGCGGCGAAATGTCGTTCGTTCAGCTAGGCCTTGCCGACAGCCTAGCCAACGTCGCCTTATACGAAGGCAACTTGCCTGAGTGCGTCGCTCACCTCGACGAAGCCGAGGCACTCATTCGACGTCAACACGTACCGGCGCGATCCTGGTACGACCTCGCCCATCAGATCACCCGGTGCCTCTACCTCAGCCACATTCGAGACTGGGAAGGCATCGTCACCATCGTCGACGCCGCACACCCGGAACTGGAACGCCGTCAGCTGCGCGTCTGGCACGCGTCGCTCCTGAGCGCAAAAGCCCGCGCCCTGGCGTTCCTCGGTCAACACGACGATGCCGACAAAGCGCTGGTCGCCGCGCTGCGATTGTGTCCCAGAGGTGCCGTCGATCCCCTCATCACCGTCGAAGCCGCCACCGGCACGTGCCTCACGCTTCGAGGCGACGCCGCGCGCGGAAACAGGCACTTCGATCGGGCCCTTCGCGCGTGCCAGGCCATCTCCCATCGGTTTCAGGAATGGGTGGTCACCAAGGAACGCGAGGCCTTGCCGGCCCACGACAGGACCGAGCTCCCCGCCGCACGCCGGGATCAGACCGACACCGAGAGTACGAATCTCATCCTGACCGACATCGCCACCGCCCTCAGCGCCGGACATTCCATTGACGTGATGAGCCAGCGCCTCGCAGCCGTGGTCTCCACCACCGCGTTGCGCACGCGGCTCGACGTGACCACCGAGACAACCGCCAACGAGGCCACCGGCGGCCCCGTCGCCTGGGAGACCGCTGCGGACGGCACGCACCGGATCATCCTGTCGGACATCGACCGGCGGGCAGTGCTGCGTTTCCGTGACGTGTTTGCCCTTGAAGACGTCTCGCTGATTCGCAATCTTGTCGAAATCGCGAAAGCGGGGATCAGCCGCTCCGGGGATCCACACGTGCTCGACGAAGACCTCCTCTGGCCGCAGGTCTCACTCCCAAGCGGCGGCGACTCCGTGTTCTGGTCTCCGCGCATGCAGGAGGTGCTGCGCGTCGCGATCAAGCTGGCCTCGAGCGAACTGCCCGTCTTGATCATGGGGGAAACGGGAACGGGAAAAGAAGTGGTGGCCAGGGTCATCCACACCCATAGCAAATGGTCGCGAGGCCCATTCGTGCCTTTTAATGCGTCAGCGATCCCGAAGGACCTGGTGGAGAGTCAGCTCTTCGGCCATCGCCGCGGCGCGTTCACCGGCGCCTTCGAAACATCGGGAGGGGTGTTTCGCGCCGCCGAACATGGCACGTTGTTTCTTGATGAGATCGGCGATCTGGATCCGGCCATCCAGCCAAAGTTGCTGCGATTCCTGGAATCGGGCGAGATTCATGTCGTTGGCGAACCCCGCCCCACCCACACGCGCGTGCGAATCGTGGCGGCCACGAACGCCTCGCTCGACGCACTGGTCAGCCAGGGCCGCTTCCGAAGTGATCTGTTCTATCGGCTGCGGGTCGCGCCGCTCTGGCTGCCGCCCCTGCGCGAACGCAAGGACGAGATTCCCGCCCTTGCCGCGCTCTTTGTCCGCAAAGCGTGCGAAGAGGCCGGCCGGCAACGCTTGAATGTCGCCGACGACTTCATTGCCGCACTTCTGCTCCATGACTGGCCTGGCAACATCCGGGAGCTCGCCAACGAAGTGCGGCGCGTGGTCGCCCTTGCCGACGATGGCGCGACGCTTGGTGCGGATGACCTGTCGGCGGAAATTGCTCAGGGGTGGAGGTCGAGGCGGCCGGCCGCTCAGTCTGCTCCGGCCGGACCGGTCGTCAGCGTGCGACTGGACCAGCCCCTCGACCAGGCCATCGCCCATATCGAAAGGGCGTTTGTCGCCCGGGCGATCGAACACACCGGCGGCCGGGTGTCAGATGCGGCGAAATTGCTCGGGATTTCGAGAAAAGGCCTGTTTTTGAAGCGGAAGAAGCTGGGGATGGAGTGA
- a CDS encoding HD domain-containing protein codes for MASPDGIFARILVILPLMTMLYFTYRNSASRVEEMQAKIDAIEKVHMSTIAAFAMAIDAKDQVTHGHIRRVQQYTMETARALGVTDDRQIKAIEAAALLHDTGKLAVPEYILNKPGPLTTAEFEKMKEHAAVGANILKSIEFPYPVEPIVRHHHENWNGQGYPDGLKGQEIPLGARILSVVDCYDALTSDRPYRPRMSRQQAEHILIDRRGTMYDPWVVDGFLRILDRLEAIDEAEGRSVPGAGAAVGHLAHSALDVISAATAEEREFGELRRELPKAPSLEAAAEIFFRHVRRVVPAAAVAFYTQSPGQGDLTAVYCAGSGSSTIESTRIPVGERISGWAFAHRQIVFNSDAALDLGPVARVLPVPLRFTLATPVFDGDQVVGVIALYAGEEFHKNHSRMLESAALLFAPGSVLPQEHGLANHLAGRRDGRQVH; via the coding sequence TTGGCTTCCCCAGACGGCATCTTCGCACGGATACTCGTCATCCTCCCGCTGATGACGATGCTCTACTTCACGTATCGGAACTCCGCAAGTAGGGTCGAAGAAATGCAGGCAAAAATCGACGCTATCGAGAAGGTCCATATGTCCACGATCGCGGCGTTCGCGATGGCCATTGATGCGAAGGACCAGGTCACTCACGGTCACATCCGGCGCGTGCAGCAGTACACGATGGAAACCGCGCGCGCACTCGGGGTCACCGATGATCGGCAGATCAAGGCTATCGAGGCGGCGGCCCTCCTGCACGACACTGGAAAGCTGGCCGTGCCCGAGTACATCCTCAACAAACCCGGTCCGCTAACCACGGCCGAGTTCGAGAAGATGAAGGAACACGCGGCCGTCGGCGCAAACATCCTCAAAAGCATCGAATTCCCGTACCCGGTGGAACCTATCGTCAGGCATCACCACGAGAACTGGAACGGCCAGGGATATCCCGATGGATTGAAGGGACAGGAGATCCCGCTCGGCGCCAGGATTCTATCGGTGGTTGACTGTTACGACGCACTCACCTCCGACCGCCCCTATCGTCCGCGGATGAGCCGACAGCAGGCTGAGCACATCCTGATTGACCGCAGGGGCACCATGTATGACCCCTGGGTCGTGGATGGATTCCTCCGGATCCTCGACCGGCTTGAAGCCATCGATGAAGCGGAGGGCCGCAGCGTCCCAGGCGCTGGCGCGGCGGTGGGCCACCTCGCGCACTCGGCCCTGGACGTCATCAGCGCGGCGACGGCCGAGGAACGGGAGTTTGGAGAACTTCGGCGCGAGTTGCCCAAGGCGCCGTCGCTCGAGGCCGCGGCTGAGATCTTCTTCCGTCATGTGCGCCGCGTGGTGCCGGCCGCTGCGGTGGCCTTCTATACGCAGTCGCCCGGCCAGGGCGATCTCACGGCTGTGTATTGCGCCGGCTCCGGCTCGTCGACGATTGAATCAACCAGAATTCCCGTGGGTGAGCGAATCTCCGGCTGGGCGTTTGCCCATCGGCAGATCGTCTTCAACTCCGACGCCGCCCTCGACCTGGGACCGGTGGCCCGCGTCCTGCCCGTACCTTTGCGTTTTACACTGGCGACCCCGGTCTTCGATGGCGACCAGGTAGTTGGTGTGATTGCCCTGTACGCGGGCGAAGAATTTCACAAAAACCACAGCCGGATGCTTGAATCCGCGGCGCTACTGTTCGCTCCGGGCTCAGTTCTGCCGCAGGAACACGGGCTGGCGAATCATTTGGCCGGCCGACGGGACGGTCGACAGGTCCACTAG
- a CDS encoding S8 family serine peptidase codes for MNAHNTPNRLSHVWVALLGFALVVGLALPSIAMAADGQRARMSRELSQKLAKPDDGRQIPVIVTAPQDEVDRLERTHKMRVKRMASGAVFYGTSTEVNSLSSDPGVKFIEEDRPIYSTMAITPQATGADQVWRGESGSAFGGITGRRVGVAVLDSGVSSHGDLNNRLQVSYDFTDPRGGVREGGRDGYGHGTHVAGTIAGSGAGSRSAEGTPYIGMAPGVSLISMKVLSDDGSGYVSDVIEAIDYCIKYRYRLDIRVINLSLGHPASEAYRDDPLALAVERAVAAGIVVVASAGNMGKNAAGVPIVGAIVSPGFTPGALTVGALNTNGTVFRSDDKVATYSSRGPVVDPGTPAPATPQDLPKNTLLKPDVVAPGNAIVSTISKRSLLWEMLPERRVTGANGGAYLVLSGSSMAAAVVSGAAAMLLQANEDLTPRQVKTALQLTAQFIPGEGLISQGAGSINVALAVKFAMREDGDKVQTSNTIGGEQSFGGGMAFGQQSTWGTTLVWDNTLVWDNTLVWDNTLVWDNTLVWDNTLVWDNTLVWDNTLVWDNTLVWDNTLVWDNRVWGETLVWDNTLVWDNTLVWDNTLVWDNTLVWDNAIQADVTSGGQR; via the coding sequence ATGAACGCACACAACACGCCCAATCGCCTGTCACACGTCTGGGTCGCCCTCCTGGGCTTCGCTCTCGTCGTCGGACTTGCCCTTCCGTCCATCGCGATGGCCGCTGACGGCCAGCGAGCCCGGATGTCGCGCGAGTTGTCGCAGAAGCTGGCAAAGCCCGACGACGGCAGGCAGATTCCGGTCATCGTGACGGCGCCCCAGGACGAAGTGGACCGCCTTGAGCGGACGCACAAAATGCGGGTCAAGCGGATGGCGTCGGGTGCGGTGTTTTACGGGACGTCGACCGAGGTCAACTCGCTGTCTTCCGACCCTGGCGTGAAGTTCATCGAGGAAGACCGGCCGATTTACAGCACCATGGCCATCACGCCGCAGGCCACAGGCGCCGACCAGGTGTGGCGCGGCGAATCGGGTTCGGCGTTTGGCGGCATCACCGGCCGGAGAGTGGGCGTCGCGGTGCTGGACTCCGGCGTGTCGTCGCATGGGGACCTGAATAATCGCCTGCAGGTGTCGTACGACTTCACGGACCCGCGGGGCGGCGTGCGCGAAGGCGGTCGCGACGGCTACGGCCACGGCACGCACGTGGCGGGCACGATTGCGGGCAGCGGCGCCGGCAGCCGCAGTGCAGAGGGCACGCCGTATATCGGCATGGCGCCGGGCGTGTCGCTCATCAGCATGAAAGTGCTGAGCGACGATGGTTCGGGGTATGTGTCGGACGTGATCGAGGCGATCGACTACTGCATCAAATACCGCTATCGCCTCGACATCAGAGTTATCAACCTCTCGCTGGGTCACCCGGCATCGGAAGCGTATCGCGACGATCCGCTGGCGCTCGCGGTGGAGCGCGCCGTGGCCGCGGGCATTGTGGTGGTGGCATCGGCCGGCAACATGGGCAAGAACGCGGCGGGTGTGCCGATTGTCGGCGCCATTGTGTCGCCCGGCTTCACGCCTGGTGCGCTGACGGTGGGCGCGTTGAACACCAACGGCACGGTGTTCCGGAGTGACGACAAGGTCGCGACGTACAGCTCGCGTGGTCCCGTTGTGGACCCGGGCACGCCGGCGCCTGCCACGCCCCAGGATCTGCCGAAGAACACGCTGTTGAAGCCGGACGTGGTGGCGCCGGGCAATGCGATTGTGTCGACCATTTCGAAGCGGAGCCTGCTGTGGGAGATGCTGCCGGAGCGTCGTGTGACCGGCGCGAACGGCGGGGCCTACCTGGTGCTGTCGGGGTCGAGCATGGCTGCGGCGGTGGTGAGCGGCGCGGCGGCAATGTTGCTGCAGGCGAATGAGGATCTGACTCCGCGTCAGGTGAAGACGGCGCTGCAGCTCACGGCGCAGTTCATCCCGGGCGAGGGACTCATCTCGCAAGGCGCCGGGTCGATCAACGTCGCCCTGGCCGTGAAGTTTGCCATGCGCGAGGACGGCGACAAGGTGCAGACGTCGAACACGATCGGCGGCGAACAATCCTTCGGCGGCGGAATGGCCTTCGGCCAACAGTCGACGTGGGGAACGACTCTCGTTTGGGACAACACCCTGGTCTGGGATAACACGCTGGTCTGGGACAACACCTTGGTCTGGGACAACACCCTGGTCTGGGACAACACCTTGGTCTGGGACAACACCTTGGTTTGGGACAACACCTTGGTCTGGGACAACACGCTTGTCTGGGATAACACCTTGGTCTGGGACAACCGAGTCTGGGGCGAGACGTTGGTCTGGGACAACACGCTCGTCTGGGACAACACCTTGGTCTGGGATAACACTTTGGTTTGGGACAACACCTTGGTGTGGGACAACGCAATCCAAGCCGACGTCACCAGTGGAGGCCAGCGATGA
- a CDS encoding ABC transporter substrate-binding protein, producing the protein MTPSRILRLALLIALGVAVVMFARQCGTPQSGADTAPQTGGKLVASYRTEPTHFNRLVEARPGARLTALLTQATLLRVDPNTAELVPRLATEWTGTPDGLTWTITLRSGVRFSDGTAFTASDVLFTFQAIYDDRVKSPLAQDMRAKGQPFQLRAIDDHHIVLTFPSPFGQGLAILDSVPILPRHKLQAAFDAGTFRDAWSPSSNLSEMAGLGPFILKEYVPAQHLRFVRNPNFWRTDATGQKLPYLDELEVQIVPEQNAELLRLQSGTTDLTNGGARAEDLAMLRDAETAGRVRLVDAGPAIDVSTLWFNLTPGSKAVADKPWLAQEAFRRAISHAVNRQAIVDTVHLGAAVVVYGPVSPGHGDWFVPDLGATPFDLARALTLLTSIGLQDRNGDGVLDDASNRPVEFSLFTQSGHTERERTSTLVGEQLRQVGIKVNVVPMDQRVVQARFGSGDYEAIYYGAQASSKDPTSNRGFWLSNGPMHFWNPNQLTPGSEWEGRIDALLQQVAETMDPAERKRLFTEAQQLLADHVPALWFAAPHVSVPMSARVGGARPTVIQPPVLWNAEELFVLGPRR; encoded by the coding sequence ATGACCCCCTCCCGTATCCTGCGCCTGGCCCTGCTGATAGCACTAGGTGTGGCGGTGGTCATGTTTGCCCGGCAGTGTGGTACCCCACAATCCGGGGCCGATACGGCGCCTCAAACCGGCGGCAAATTGGTGGCCAGTTACCGCACAGAACCCACCCATTTCAACCGTCTCGTGGAGGCGCGGCCGGGGGCTCGTCTGACGGCGTTACTCACGCAGGCCACCCTGCTCCGCGTGGACCCGAACACAGCAGAGTTGGTGCCGCGCCTTGCCACAGAGTGGACCGGAACACCCGACGGATTGACGTGGACGATCACCCTTCGCAGTGGCGTACGTTTTTCCGACGGCACGGCCTTCACCGCGTCGGATGTGTTGTTCACATTCCAGGCGATCTACGACGACCGCGTGAAGAGTCCTCTGGCGCAGGACATGCGCGCCAAAGGCCAGCCCTTCCAGCTGCGCGCCATCGACGATCACCACATCGTGCTCACCTTCCCCTCCCCGTTCGGACAAGGCCTGGCCATTCTCGATAGCGTGCCTATCCTGCCTCGCCACAAACTCCAGGCAGCGTTTGATGCCGGTACGTTCCGCGACGCCTGGAGCCCGAGCTCGAATCTCTCGGAGATGGCTGGTCTGGGCCCGTTCATCCTCAAGGAGTACGTGCCTGCGCAGCACCTGCGATTTGTCAGGAACCCCAACTTCTGGCGCACGGACGCCACTGGACAGAAGCTGCCGTATCTCGACGAACTCGAGGTGCAGATTGTGCCCGAACAAAATGCCGAACTCCTGCGCCTGCAGTCGGGCACGACAGATCTCACCAACGGCGGTGCGCGCGCGGAAGACCTCGCCATGCTGCGCGATGCGGAAACCGCCGGCCGCGTCAGGCTCGTTGATGCCGGCCCCGCGATAGACGTCAGCACACTCTGGTTCAATCTCACTCCAGGTTCGAAGGCCGTCGCTGACAAACCCTGGCTGGCGCAGGAGGCATTTCGCCGTGCGATCTCACACGCGGTGAACCGGCAGGCCATCGTTGACACCGTGCATCTGGGCGCCGCGGTGGTGGTGTATGGCCCGGTGTCACCGGGCCATGGCGACTGGTTCGTGCCCGATCTTGGAGCCACGCCGTTTGACCTCGCTCGCGCGCTCACGCTCCTCACGTCGATCGGTCTGCAGGATCGCAACGGCGACGGCGTGCTTGACGACGCGTCCAATCGGCCCGTCGAGTTTTCGCTCTTCACGCAGAGTGGACACACCGAGCGCGAACGCACGAGCACACTCGTGGGCGAACAGTTGCGCCAGGTCGGCATCAAGGTGAATGTGGTCCCGATGGATCAGCGGGTCGTACAGGCGCGGTTCGGGAGTGGCGACTACGAAGCGATCTACTACGGCGCGCAGGCCAGCTCAAAAGACCCGACCAGCAACCGTGGGTTCTGGTTAAGCAATGGCCCCATGCACTTCTGGAACCCCAATCAGCTGACGCCGGGCTCGGAGTGGGAAGGCCGCATCGACGCGCTCCTGCAGCAGGTGGCCGAGACGATGGACCCTGCCGAACGAAAGCGGCTGTTCACCGAGGCGCAGCAACTCCTCGCCGACCATGTGCCGGCGCTGTGGTTTGCGGCGCCGCATGTGTCCGTGCCGATGAGTGCGCGGGTGGGCGGAGCGAGGCCAACAGTCATCCAGCCGCCGGTGTTGTGGAACGCGGAAGAACTGTTCGTCCTGGGTCCGCGTCGGTGA